In Methylotenera mobilis JLW8, the following are encoded in one genomic region:
- the flhF gene encoding flagellar biosynthesis protein FlhF, which yields MNIRRYFGKNSREALAIVRKELGDDAVILSNRAVSDGNEIMAFSAEEMNTVVNNTPLIRAHDGEPNTQRAESAPWLSLLKQNSDEPNHPLEATNAKAESKASNTMPSKQMLWVLKEMRSMRNVIESQLATIAWSNIQQREPIKAEVLGTLLGASFSPALSRYLAEKLPANLDSDKAQAWVKYILSKNLNTVENEAEILDQGGVFALIGPTGVGKTTTTAKLAARYVMKHGTQNLGLITTDAYRVGGHEQLRIYGKILGVIVHAVKDEADLALALNELKHKHTILIDTVGVSQRDRMVTEQIALLSAGNTPIKKLLCLSATNTGETLTDVISAYKGKGLDGCIITKLDEAATIGNTLDVIIREKLKLYYTATGQRVPEDINLADKKTLIALALNSKSPANRPFEFLVNELPFIMGQANNTTNISLAEI from the coding sequence ATGAACATTAGACGATACTTTGGCAAAAACTCACGAGAGGCGTTAGCAATCGTGCGTAAAGAGCTTGGCGATGATGCGGTGATTCTCTCTAATCGAGCTGTGTCCGACGGTAATGAAATTATGGCGTTCAGTGCAGAAGAAATGAACACCGTCGTTAACAACACTCCATTAATACGTGCACATGATGGCGAGCCGAATACACAACGTGCAGAATCTGCGCCTTGGCTGTCATTGCTAAAGCAAAATTCAGATGAACCAAATCATCCCTTAGAAGCCACAAACGCAAAAGCTGAATCCAAGGCTAGCAATACCATGCCCAGCAAACAAATGCTGTGGGTACTCAAAGAAATGCGCAGTATGCGTAACGTAATTGAATCACAACTTGCTACTATTGCCTGGAGCAATATACAGCAGCGCGAGCCGATAAAGGCTGAAGTACTTGGCACTTTGCTAGGTGCAAGTTTTAGCCCGGCACTATCAAGATATTTAGCAGAAAAACTACCTGCCAATCTGGATAGTGACAAGGCTCAAGCATGGGTCAAATATATCCTGAGTAAAAACCTGAACACGGTAGAAAATGAAGCCGAAATATTAGACCAAGGCGGCGTATTTGCATTAATTGGCCCAACTGGTGTTGGTAAAACCACCACCACGGCAAAGCTGGCTGCACGTTACGTCATGAAACACGGCACCCAAAATCTGGGCTTAATTACAACGGATGCCTACCGCGTTGGCGGACACGAACAACTCAGAATTTACGGCAAAATTTTAGGTGTTATTGTGCATGCCGTGAAAGATGAAGCTGATCTTGCACTTGCGCTTAATGAGCTAAAACATAAGCACACTATTTTGATTGATACGGTTGGCGTCAGCCAGCGTGACCGCATGGTTACCGAGCAAATCGCCCTACTCTCAGCCGGCAACACGCCCATTAAAAAACTGCTGTGCTTAAGTGCCACCAACACGGGGGAGACTTTAACCGATGTCATTAGTGCTTATAAGGGAAAAGGTCTGGATGGCTGCATCATTACCAAGCTGGATGAAGCCGCCACCATCGGTAATACGCTTGATGTGATTATTCGTGAAAAGTTAAAACTTTATTACACGGCCACCGGACAACGCGTGCCAGAAGATATCAATCTGGCCGATAAAAAAACGCTGATAGCCCTAGCGTTAAACTCGAAATCACCAGCTAATCGCCCTTTTGAGTTTTTAGTAAATGAACTGCCATTTATAATGGGACAAGCCAACAACACAACAAATATCTCGCTAGCGGAGATTTAA
- the flhA gene encoding flagellar biosynthesis protein FlhA yields MNPINLPAWMTNLGSRSVAAPLIIVLLLSMMILPLPAIALDVLFSFNIALSIMVLLIGLQTKKALDFIAFPTVLLVTTMLRLSLNVASTRVVLTEGHTGPDAAGKVIEAFGHFLIGGNYTVGIVVFVILTIINFTVVTKGAGRIAEVGARFTLDAMPGKQMAIDADLNAGLIGEDEARKRRAEISQESEFYGAMDGASKYVRGDAVAGILVTIINIVGGLFVGMIQHGLAFDDAVKIYTLLAIGDGLVAQIPSLVISVAAGVVVSRVANNEDIGGQLTTQLFSNPRVIYVTAAIVGGMGVIPGMPNVAFLTLAALLAGIAYLVDERQKITDAEPQIEEVPPAPLEVEEASWDDVTPVDTVGLEVGYRLIPLVDKLQGGDLLKRIKGLRKKFANEIGFLAPTVHIRDNLELKPSGYRITLKGVEIATGESNYGQYLAIDPGMVTGPLAGQITTDPAFGLPAVWIDAGLRDEAQSMGYTVVDAGTVIATHINHIISMHAAELLGRQEVQQLLDHISKESPKLIEDLVPKLMPLSVVQKVLQNLLTEGVHIRDMRTIIETLSEHASQTQDTNDLTALVRVQLGRAIVQQLFPTGNEVTVMSLDNNLERLLLQAMQNNTGGSAMEPGMAETLSRQAEEAARQQEQMGLTPVLLVSAPLRAALAKFLRRAVPNLRVLSHEELPDSKTIRVTSLIGGSA; encoded by the coding sequence ATGAATCCAATTAACTTACCGGCTTGGATGACCAACCTCGGCAGCCGCTCCGTTGCGGCGCCACTCATCATTGTTTTGCTTTTATCAATGATGATTTTGCCGCTGCCGGCGATTGCATTGGATGTGTTATTCAGCTTTAACATTGCCTTATCTATCATGGTCTTGCTAATTGGATTACAAACCAAGAAGGCGCTGGATTTCATCGCATTCCCAACTGTGCTGTTAGTCACCACCATGCTGCGTTTATCATTAAACGTAGCATCTACACGTGTGGTGCTTACCGAAGGCCATACTGGCCCGGATGCTGCAGGCAAGGTGATTGAAGCATTTGGTCACTTTTTGATTGGCGGCAACTACACAGTAGGTATCGTTGTGTTTGTTATCTTAACAATCATCAACTTTACCGTGGTCACTAAGGGTGCGGGTCGTATTGCTGAGGTTGGCGCACGGTTTACTTTGGACGCAATGCCAGGTAAACAAATGGCGATTGATGCCGATTTAAATGCAGGCTTAATCGGTGAAGATGAAGCAAGGAAACGCCGCGCTGAAATTAGCCAAGAGTCCGAGTTCTACGGCGCTATGGACGGTGCGAGTAAGTACGTGCGTGGTGATGCTGTAGCTGGCATCTTAGTGACCATCATCAATATTGTAGGTGGCTTGTTTGTTGGCATGATACAGCATGGTCTGGCATTTGATGACGCAGTTAAAATCTACACGCTGCTTGCGATTGGTGATGGCTTAGTTGCGCAAATTCCTTCTCTGGTAATTTCTGTGGCAGCTGGTGTGGTGGTATCTAGGGTAGCTAACAATGAAGACATTGGCGGCCAGTTAACCACACAGTTATTTTCCAACCCTAGAGTCATTTATGTCACCGCTGCCATCGTGGGCGGCATGGGCGTGATTCCAGGCATGCCGAATGTTGCATTTTTAACATTGGCTGCCTTGCTTGCGGGTATTGCTTACCTAGTTGATGAGCGCCAGAAGATCACTGATGCGGAACCGCAAATAGAAGAAGTACCGCCAGCACCACTGGAGGTAGAAGAAGCCAGTTGGGACGATGTAACGCCTGTAGATACAGTAGGCTTGGAAGTCGGTTATCGGTTGATCCCATTGGTAGACAAACTGCAAGGTGGCGATTTACTCAAACGTATTAAAGGGTTGCGTAAAAAGTTTGCTAATGAAATTGGCTTCCTCGCCCCTACTGTGCATATTCGTGACAATCTTGAACTCAAACCATCGGGTTATCGCATCACCTTAAAAGGGGTAGAAATAGCGACAGGTGAATCGAATTATGGCCAGTACCTAGCCATAGACCCTGGCATGGTCACCGGCCCGCTTGCTGGGCAAATTACTACAGATCCAGCTTTCGGCCTTCCGGCAGTATGGATTGATGCCGGTCTTCGTGATGAAGCACAGAGCATGGGCTACACCGTGGTTGATGCTGGCACCGTCATTGCCACTCACATCAACCATATTATTTCCATGCATGCGGCTGAGCTATTAGGCCGTCAGGAAGTACAGCAGTTGTTAGACCATATCAGCAAAGAATCGCCAAAACTGATTGAAGATTTAGTACCTAAACTGATGCCACTGTCTGTCGTGCAAAAAGTGCTGCAAAACTTGTTGACGGAAGGTGTACACATTCGTGATATGCGCACGATTATTGAAACGCTTTCAGAACACGCAAGCCAAACTCAAGATACAAACGACCTAACGGCATTGGTGCGCGTGCAATTAGGCCGTGCCATTGTGCAGCAGCTATTCCCTACCGGCAATGAAGTCACGGTGATGTCACTGGACAATAACCTAGAGCGCCTGCTGTTACAGGCAATGCAAAATAACACCGGCGGCTCGGCAATGGAGCCCGGAATGGCAGAAACTTTATCCAGACAGGCCGAGGAGGCAGCAAGACAACAAGAACAAATGGGCTTAACGCCTGTACTGCTAGTCTCAGCCCCATTGCGAGCTGCACTAGCCAAATTCCTGCGCAGGGCTGTACCAAATTTACGCGTACTTTCACATGAAGAATTACCGGATTCCAAAACCATACGAGTGACTAGTCTGATTGGAGGTTCTGCATGA
- the motD gene encoding flagellar motor protein MotD, whose protein sequence is MSKLIRKRVEEDQENHERWLVSYADFITLLFAFFVVMYSISSVEIGKYKQLTNSIGTAFSGNGSSGVNQTSTEKGLGAKGITEANSSIVKPLPLSHLYSEKLRRERDSMAKTGVEVSNKLAPMINEGKIQVIQTSRGIRIDIQDNLLFGAGSADLSPTANAIISEIVPLIKDNQRKIQVEGHTDNTPIHNATFFSNWELSAVRASSVVRLLSALGISEQRLSATGLGASQPISENESEAGRAKNRRVSIIITYELPIQEDTSNVITPKALF, encoded by the coding sequence ATGTCGAAACTCATCCGTAAAAGAGTAGAAGAAGACCAAGAGAACCACGAACGGTGGTTAGTCTCTTATGCGGACTTCATCACGCTTTTATTCGCGTTCTTCGTCGTGATGTACTCAATTTCCTCGGTTGAGATAGGCAAGTACAAACAGCTCACCAACTCAATCGGCACTGCTTTTAGCGGGAATGGCAGCTCTGGCGTCAACCAGACCAGCACAGAAAAAGGCCTGGGTGCGAAAGGCATTACTGAGGCAAATAGCTCGATTGTAAAGCCACTCCCACTCAGTCATTTATATTCAGAGAAATTGCGTAGAGAGCGTGATTCTATGGCTAAAACTGGCGTAGAAGTGTCCAACAAACTTGCACCGATGATTAACGAAGGCAAGATTCAAGTCATACAAACCAGCCGCGGTATTCGTATTGATATTCAGGATAACCTACTATTTGGTGCCGGCTCAGCTGACCTCTCCCCCACCGCAAATGCAATTATCAGTGAAATTGTGCCTTTAATTAAAGACAATCAGCGCAAAATTCAGGTAGAGGGGCACACCGACAACACTCCCATTCATAACGCTACGTTCTTCTCGAACTGGGAGCTCTCCGCAGTGCGTGCCAGCAGCGTCGTACGCTTACTAAGTGCTTTGGGTATTAGCGAACAACGCTTGAGTGCTACCGGGCTAGGTGCATCACAGCCGATTAGCGAAAATGAATCAGAAGCTGGTCGCGCCAAAAATAGGCGCGTATCCATCATCATTACCTATGAGTTGCCTATACAAGAGGACACCTCTAATGTGATTACACCAAAGGCACTCTTCTAA
- a CDS encoding flagellar motor protein, which translates to MDWGSLIGLILAVAGIILGQKLEGGNVGSLLQYAAFLIVMFGTFGAVLVQTPAKTFIQGLKMLKLVFKKPIDDKKELSKRILIWSNFARKEGIFMLEPFLKKETDPFIIKGMRLMIDGTPPEKIREICAIDIYFHEVQMRSAAKIWDAAGGYAPTVGILGAVLGLIHVMENLSDPSKLGSGIAVAFVATIYGVGFANLIFLPIANKLKTYIQAELKRREMLLNAWVSIANGDHPRIVEERLDSYLDKPH; encoded by the coding sequence ATGGACTGGGGCAGTTTAATCGGTTTAATCCTTGCTGTAGCAGGGATTATACTAGGGCAAAAACTTGAGGGCGGCAACGTAGGCTCCCTGCTGCAATACGCAGCTTTTCTTATCGTCATGTTTGGCACTTTTGGTGCGGTGCTTGTACAAACCCCGGCCAAAACTTTTATTCAAGGTTTAAAAATGCTAAAACTAGTGTTTAAAAAACCGATTGATGATAAAAAAGAGCTGAGCAAGCGTATTTTGATATGGAGCAATTTTGCGCGCAAAGAAGGTATTTTCATGCTGGAACCTTTTTTAAAAAAAGAGACAGACCCCTTTATTATTAAAGGCATGCGCCTGATGATTGATGGCACTCCACCGGAGAAAATTCGCGAGATATGCGCAATTGATATCTATTTCCATGAAGTGCAAATGCGTAGTGCCGCAAAAATTTGGGATGCAGCTGGCGGTTATGCACCTACTGTAGGTATTCTAGGCGCCGTACTAGGCTTGATTCATGTGATGGAGAACTTATCTGACCCTAGCAAGCTAGGTAGCGGTATTGCTGTTGCGTTTGTGGCCACGATTTACGGTGTTGGCTTTGCCAACCTGATATTTTTGCCTATTGCCAACAAACTAAAAACCTATATCCAAGCTGAATTAAAAAGACGTGAAATGTTACTTAATGCCTGGGTGTCTATTGCCAATGGCGATCACCCGAGAATCGTTGAAGAGCGCTTAGACAGCTATCTTGATAAGCCACATTAG
- a CDS encoding RNA polymerase sigma factor FliA: MYTAHGKKDQKDVLLDQHAILVKKLAYQLKAKLPPSVELDDLIQAGMMGLLDAVNRYEDTHGAQFETYAAQRIRGAMLDELRSSDWLPRSIRKNMRDVENAISQLEQQLGQSPTENDVAKKLNMSLAEYHEMLGDCSGHQLIYYEDFHEADSGEHFLDRFQTDHDNDPIKGLLIGDFKDALIGAIDSLPEREKILLGLYYEQELNLKEIGAVMSVSESRVCQLHSQAVARLRANLREKSWTGAV, encoded by the coding sequence ATGTACACAGCGCACGGGAAAAAAGATCAAAAAGACGTTTTGCTGGATCAGCACGCTATCTTAGTTAAAAAACTCGCCTATCAATTAAAAGCAAAACTTCCACCAAGTGTAGAGCTTGATGACCTTATCCAAGCAGGCATGATGGGCTTACTGGACGCTGTTAACCGCTATGAAGATACGCACGGCGCCCAGTTTGAAACCTACGCCGCACAAAGAATCCGCGGGGCAATGCTAGACGAACTACGCAGTTCAGACTGGCTACCCCGTAGCATCCGTAAAAACATGCGTGATGTTGAAAATGCGATTAGCCAACTGGAGCAACAGCTTGGTCAATCCCCTACTGAAAACGATGTTGCCAAAAAACTTAACATGTCGCTCGCGGAATACCATGAAATGCTAGGCGACTGTAGCGGGCACCAACTTATTTATTACGAAGATTTCCATGAGGCTGACAGCGGTGAGCACTTTTTAGACCGTTTTCAAACTGACCATGATAACGACCCGATTAAAGGCCTGCTCATTGGCGACTTTAAAGATGCGTTAATCGGCGCTATTGACTCACTACCCGAGCGCGAGAAAATCCTGCTAGGTTTATATTACGAACAAGAGCTAAACTTAAAGGAAATTGGTGCGGTAATGAGTGTTTCAGAATCGCGCGTATGTCAACTACATAGCCAGGCGGTCGCCAGGCTACGTGCCAACTTAAGAGAGAAGTCATGGACTGGGGCAGTTTAA
- a CDS encoding MinD/ParA family ATP-binding protein: MANYNHIVMPNDQAAGLRRIMAKPKPRIVSVLSASSTQAQPRLITNLAATMVSQGNEVLVMHASEHAFEHHYELAQSPTLLDVISDTHTLAQAIKTTTNGYASVKLMHKSLFKKANDAHSASQLNLLFNQLAQQYDIVLVDTMLNADSVLPLHQLNESEIIIQLSRKPESITEAYSLIKQVCGELGRRSFGIIVDDSTDAQAQIVFGNIAQVAKRYMQIELEFFGAIPADSHISRASKLGRSVIDAFPLAMASTALKQIAQRLDYKHDNIFNNKQAQLS, encoded by the coding sequence ATGGCTAATTATAACCATATCGTCATGCCTAACGACCAAGCCGCCGGATTAAGGCGGATTATGGCAAAACCGAAGCCTAGGATAGTGTCAGTTCTATCTGCATCATCTACACAAGCGCAGCCTCGCCTCATCACAAACCTTGCCGCTACCATGGTGAGCCAGGGTAATGAAGTGTTGGTCATGCATGCATCTGAGCACGCGTTCGAGCACCATTATGAATTAGCACAATCCCCAACCCTACTGGATGTAATTTCTGATACACATACACTAGCGCAAGCCATCAAAACCACCACCAATGGTTACGCTAGTGTGAAGTTAATGCACAAAAGTTTGTTCAAAAAAGCAAATGATGCCCATAGTGCTAGTCAGCTTAACTTGCTCTTCAACCAATTAGCCCAGCAATATGACATCGTGCTGGTTGATACCATGCTGAACGCAGATAGCGTATTGCCGTTGCATCAACTCAATGAGAGTGAAATTATTATCCAACTCTCACGCAAGCCAGAATCGATCACAGAGGCGTATTCATTGATTAAACAAGTTTGCGGTGAGCTTGGCAGGCGTTCTTTTGGTATCATTGTCGATGACTCAACAGACGCGCAGGCACAAATAGTATTTGGTAATATAGCGCAGGTGGCAAAACGCTATATGCAGATTGAGTTAGAGTTTTTTGGTGCAATTCCTGCTGACAGCCACATCAGCCGAGCTTCTAAATTAGGTCGCTCCGTGATTGATGCGTTTCCGCTCGCAATGGCGTCAACCGCATTAAAACAAATTGCACAACGCTTAGATTACAAGCACGATAATATTTTTAACAATAAACAGGCACAACTAAGCTAA